A portion of the Drosophila innubila isolate TH190305 chromosome 3L unlocalized genomic scaffold, UK_Dinn_1.0 0_D_3L, whole genome shotgun sequence genome contains these proteins:
- the LOC117788391 gene encoding sideroflexin-2, with translation MPQELSLIDVDKPLFDLKTFTGRFQYYAWMTDPRTVLLSSDRLLQAKQMVDKYRKGEQSTELKPQDVHYNMKLYNSAFHPDTGELQNFAGRMSFQVPGGMLITGGMLAFYRTVPAVVLWQFLNQSFNAIVNYTNRNANSPTSVKQLAVSYVSATTSALIAAIGCKNYWSKKATPILQRYVPFAAVAAANCVNIPMMRQNEILHGIEVKNADGEVVGQSRLAAIKGISEVVLSRITMAAPGMLVLPVIMERLEKLPAYKRIKWINAPFQTLMVGCFLCFMVPTACAIFPQQCGLDTSTIRTFEPELYEDMVKRTNGAVPKRVYFNKGL, from the exons atgcCACAGGAATTAT CTCTTATCGATGTAGACAAACCATTGTTTGATCTGAAGACGTTTACGGGTCGCTTTCAGTACTATGCATGGATGACGGATCCGCGTACGGTGCTGCTCTCCAGCGATCGTTTGCTGCAGGCTAAGCAAATGGTGGACAAGTATCGCAAGGGAGAGCAATCCACAGAGCTAAAGCCCCAAGATGTTCACTACAATATGAAGCTGTATAACTCTGCATTTCATCCGGATACGGGCGAGCTGCAGAACTTTGCGGGTCGCATGAGTTTTCAG GTGCCTGGGGGCATGCTGATTACTGGTGGCATGCTTGCCTTCTACCGCACGGTTCCCGCCGTGGTGCTCTGGCAGTTCCTCAATCAATCCTTCAACGCGATCGTTAACTATACAAATCGAAATGCCAATTCTCCCACCAGTGTTAAGCAGCTGGCCGTATCCTATGTATCTGCCACCACCTCAGCATTAATCGCAGCCATTGGTTGCAAGAATTATTGGTCCAAAAAGGCAACACCGATCTTGCAGCGATATGTGCCTTTTGCGGCTGTCGCGGCAGCGAACTGTGTCAACATTCCCATGATGCGTCAGAACGAGATACTCCATGGCATTGAGGTGAAGAACGCCGATGGTGAGGTCGTGGGTCAGAGTCGTCTGGCTGCCATCAAAGGTATTAGTGAGGTGGTCCTCTCAAGAATTACAATGGCAGCACCTGGAATGCTAGTTCTGCCTGTCATTATGGAGCGACTGGAGAAGCTGCCTGCCTATAAGCGCATCAAATGGATCAATGCACCATTTCAAACCCTCATGGTGGGATGCTT CCTTTGCTTCATGGTGCCTACGGCCTGTGCCATTTTTCCACAACAATGCGGTCTGGATACCTCAACAATACGAACTTTTGAGCCGGAACTCTACGAGGACATGGTGAAGCGCACTAACGGTGCTGTGCCCAAGCGTGTATACTTTAACAAAGGACTATAA
- the LOC117788214 gene encoding UDP-glucuronosyltransferase 1-1, with translation MRLLQLLLLWVLCSHATGANVLAVLPSVWKSHYLYGRRLLQQLVAGPQNHSVTLISPHAAAEAEAGSMLYNIREIRIEDQDLNQNWLDMGMSFEAEQMHAQSVMERFTRMIYAGTTNVDLLLSDAQVQKLLTSGEKFDLLIVDLFLSEALLGFAYYYGVPTVAISPTGANSWLNNMFGNPQSSSLDPSNFLPFTERMNTRQRIANTLMSTFERLTYNFFHLISQQSVYSNHFELLVHELPNYRDLSKNLSLALINSHPALDYPRAYLPNMLEVGGLHLLEPTDLQVPNHVRSFIESAPGGVIYMSLGAEVQTAQLPNEKLAILLDVFAHLKEFNFLLKWETDEFVQTLPDNIMINSWWPQQAILAHQQVKVFISSCGQLSVWESIAGDTPILAIPILAEQEVLAKRLQLKGAALTVGYDDIAYDALLHGIRQLTLNVSYAQHLSKLKARLNIVNSEASAKALSHIELILETGGADFLKSHANTLNFWRTEGLDVLVIIVLGICGILTVPFVATCCILRRSYYNQAAQDHQQPYRTTLKAVGRVHSYGDPSSCTSGGASEPLRRTRSAQSLSARSSCSSFSSTPPTTPSTTSTTPLDLTPPPPSATLSPLQLYVNQGVYSTQGKSREDKTEPAFL, from the exons ATGCGtttgctgcagctgttgttgttgtgggtgcTGTGCAGCCATGCAACAGGCGCCAATGTCCTGGCTGTGTTGCCCAGTGTCTGGAAATCGCATTATCTCTACGGACGTCgcctgctgcagcagctggtGGCTGGACCACAGAATCACTCGGTTACACTAATCAGTCCACATGCCGCAGCCGAGGCCGAGGCGGGGTCAATGCTGTACAACATCCGTGAGATACGCATTGAGGATCAGGATCTCAACCAGAACTGGCTGGACATGGGCATGAGCTTTGAGGCGGAGCAGATGCATGCCCAGAGCGTCATGGAGCGCTTCACCCGAATGATCTATGCAGGCACCACGAATGTGGATCTTCTACTCTCCGATGCTCAAGTGCAAAAGCTTCTCACAAGTGGCGAGAAATTTGATTTACTAATTGTGGATTTGTTTCTAAGTGAAGCACTTCTAGG ATTTGCCTATTACTATGGCGTACCCACTGTTGCAATCAGTCCCACCGGCGCCAATTCCTGGCTCAATAATATGTTTGGTAATCCCCAATCATCATCTTTGGATCCGAGTAACTTTCTACCCTTCACGGAGCGCATGAATACTCGTCAACGCATTGCCAATACGCTGATGAGCACCTTCGAGCGTTTGACCTACAA CTTTTTCCACCTGATCTCACAACAGTCTGTATATTCCAATCATTTTGAGCTACTCGTACATGAGCTGCCAAATTACCGCGATCTGAGCAAAAATCTCAGCCTGGCTCTGATTAATTCGCATCCGGCTTTGGATTATCCTCGTGCCTATTTGCCAAACATGCTAGAGGTAGGCGGACTGCATTTGCTGGAGCCAACGGATCTACAAGTGCCAAAT CATGTTCGTTCCTTCATTGAGTCTGCGCCAGGAGGCGTCATATACATGAGTCTGGGTGCCGAAGTGCAAACAGCTCAGCTGCCGAACGAAAAATTAGCCATTTTACTGGATGTTTTTGCGCATCTTAAAGAGTTTAATTTTCTGCTCAAGTGGGAAACGGATGAGTTTGTGCAGACGTTGCCAGACAACATAATGATCAATAGCTGGTGGCCACAACAGGCTATCTTGG CTCATCAGCAGGTGAAGGTATTCATCAGCAGTTGTGGTCAGCTGAGCGTTTGGGAATCGATTGCGGGTGATACGCCCATACTTGCCATACCCATTCTGGCCGAGCAGGAGGTGTTGGCCAAACGGTTGCAGCTGAAAGGAGCAGCGCTGACCGTTGGTTACGATGACATTGCCTATGATGCACTGCTTCATGGCATACGGCAGCTCACGCTAAATGTCAGCTATGCTCAACATTTGTCCAAATTGAAGGCGCGTTTAAACATCGTCAACTCTGAAGCATCGGCCAAAGCACTTAGCCACATTGAGTTGATATTGGAAACTGGTGGAGCGGACTTTTTAAAATCGCACGCCAACACTCTCAACTTTTGGCGGACGGAGGGTTTAGATGTCCTTGTGATCATTGTGTTGGGCATTTGCGGAATTTTGACAGTGCCTTTTGTGGCAACTTGTTGCATACTGCGCAGGTCATATTATAACCAGGCGGCACAGGATCATCAGCAGCCCTATCGCACGACCCTCAAGGCTGTGGGTCGTGTGCACAGCTATGGAGATCCCAGCAGTTGCACAAGTGGCGGAGCATCGGAGCCATTGAGAAGAACGCGTTCGGCACAGTCGCTATCGGCGCGTTCAAGCTGCTCCAGTTTTAGCTCAACGCCGCCAACGACACCGTCAACTACATCGACAACTCCACTCGACCTGACACCTCCGCCACCGTCTGCTACATTGTCGCCGTTGCAGCTCTATGTTAATCAAGGGGTTTATTCAACACAGGGTAAATCACGCGAGGATAAGACGGAACCTGCTTTTTTATAG